In the genome of Triticum urartu cultivar G1812 chromosome 5, Tu2.1, whole genome shotgun sequence, one region contains:
- the LOC125508051 gene encoding uncharacterized protein LOC125508051 yields the protein MLTLLVNGKYEDCSKVGLNPLCKLNPAPEAKSDFWKAKYDHEAAKKARAAAMTAKKKTRRSKKKKKSTAEDLLKLDDDTSESEDDTGASQVGEEEQHESRRQARNDDEPPSVVQQTPQKCQNEEVSRSSGDSSQMQFPAFKTAPGGQAKSKKAEVVKPVEDPLVLAPEPSMPTSPPQTEAPEDPAMTAQSDPPEPSADETTLYPAITEPSSSANPPTTSDTDVLVTGSRFVEPGNPTILAPHTTKQEALEKQKVRFMSPITPISMSMMCCPAISVMCTPVVTRKSGWSSNCS from the exons atgttgacccttctggtgaacggcaaatatgaagactgcagtaaagtcgggttaaaccccttatgcaaacttaacccggcgcCAGAG gccaaatctgatttctggaaagccaaatatgaccacgaagccgccaagaaggctagagctGCCGCCATGACCGCCAAGAAGAAGACCCGGAggtctaagaagaagaagaagagcaccgctgaggacctgttaaagcttgacgatgatacttctgagtcggag gatgacacgggggccagTCAGGTCGGAGAAGAAGAG CAACACGAGAGCCGTCGTCAAGCCCGGAATGATGATGAGCCGCCTTCTGTTGTACAACAAACTCCTCAAAAATGCCAAAATGAG gaggtttctcgctcttctggcgactcatctcaaatgcaatttccggccttcaagactgcccctgg TGGCCAAGCCAAATCCAAGAAGGCCGAAGTGGTTAAACCGGTGGAAGACCCATTAGTTCTTGCACCTGAACCGTCTATGCCAACTTCTCCCCCTCAAACTGAAGCGCCAGAAGATCCGGCTATGACGGCTCAATCGGACCCTCCTGAACCATCAGCTGATGAGACCACTCTCTACCCGGCTATAACTGAACCATCCAGTTCAGCTAATCCACCGACAACCTCTGACACTGACGTCTTGGTTACTGGTAGCCGGTTTGTTGAGCCAGGGAACCCCACCATATTAGCTCCACACACTACTAAACAAGAAGCCTTAGAGAAGCAGAAGGTGCGGTTTATGTCTCCCATTACACCCATCTCAATGTCAATGATGTGCTGcccggctatctcagtcatgtgcaCTCCAGTCGTGACTCGGAAATCGGGATGGTCAAGCAATTGCAGCTGA